A DNA window from uncultured Methanoregula sp. contains the following coding sequences:
- a CDS encoding Orn/Lys/Arg decarboxylase N-terminal domain-containing protein, producing the protein MNLEEKLVVGIIDDCMHTDTPHGRAIQRIAEGLEEFGIYVGDVASPSDARAAYSNLPAVDCILINWNLGGDSEKKHKETLGLIHQIRERNGDIPIFLMAEPTSEAPASLTVDMIREISEYIYVMEDTPEFIAGRIIAAARRYKERLLPPFFGELVKFSEDFEYSWHTPGHAGGTAFRKSPAGRLFHEFFGEQLFRSDLSISVGELGSLLDHSGPVGEAERYAAKVFGADMTYFVTNGTSTANKIVYFGRVTKDDIVLVDRNCHKSAEHALTMTHSIAVYMIPTRNRYGIIGPIPPEEMAAAAIKKKIQACPLVKPLKNKKPVHAVVTNSTYDGLCYHATQVEELLGKSVDSIHFDEAWYAYARFNPLYRDRFAMRDGAKDEKGPTVFATQSTHKLLAALSQASMIHIRNGRVPIDHGRFNEGFMMHSSTSPLYTIIASLDVSSKMMDGASGRHLTGESIEEAIRFRRTMARVGKELATGKKKSDWWFSMWQPETIVDPKTKKKISFADAAIETLRDNPSCWVLHPGETWHGFSGLPDNYCMLDPIKVTVLMPGVNTDGSLADWGVPAAVVVKFLDTRGIINEKSGDYSILFLFSMGITKGKWGTLVTELFEFKRLYDESAPLDLVFPDLVRNFPDAYAGKTLRDLVDEMHAFKKENHMCERLQKAFSILPEPAMTYAETYSHLVRGDVEHLPLAKAKDRIIATGIVPYPPGIPLLAPGEKVGGKNEPVLQYLSVLEAFDRRFPGFEHDTHGIECEKGEYRMYCLKENL; encoded by the coding sequence ATGAATCTTGAAGAAAAACTCGTGGTTGGAATAATTGACGACTGTATGCACACGGACACCCCGCACGGGCGGGCCATCCAGCGGATTGCAGAAGGTCTTGAAGAATTCGGGATCTATGTAGGCGATGTTGCATCCCCATCGGACGCCCGGGCTGCGTATTCGAATCTCCCGGCCGTCGACTGTATCCTCATCAACTGGAATCTCGGGGGAGATTCCGAGAAGAAGCACAAGGAGACGCTCGGACTCATCCACCAGATACGGGAGCGCAACGGGGACATCCCGATCTTCCTCATGGCAGAACCCACAAGCGAGGCCCCGGCGTCGCTGACCGTGGATATGATCCGGGAGATCAGCGAGTACATCTATGTTATGGAGGATACGCCCGAGTTCATTGCCGGGCGCATCATTGCCGCGGCCCGGCGTTACAAGGAGCGTCTCCTTCCGCCGTTTTTCGGGGAACTGGTAAAGTTCTCGGAGGATTTCGAATATTCCTGGCATACCCCGGGCCATGCCGGGGGGACCGCGTTCCGGAAATCCCCAGCCGGCCGGCTCTTCCACGAGTTCTTCGGCGAACAGCTCTTCCGGTCCGATCTCTCCATCTCAGTTGGCGAGCTCGGGTCCCTTCTCGATCACTCGGGGCCGGTGGGTGAGGCCGAGCGGTACGCAGCCAAGGTTTTCGGCGCCGACATGACGTACTTTGTTACGAACGGGACGTCGACCGCAAACAAGATCGTTTACTTTGGCAGGGTGACCAAGGACGACATCGTTCTCGTGGACCGGAACTGCCACAAGTCGGCCGAGCATGCCCTGACCATGACCCACTCCATTGCGGTCTACATGATACCGACACGGAACCGGTACGGGATCATCGGCCCGATTCCCCCGGAGGAGATGGCTGCAGCCGCGATCAAGAAAAAGATCCAAGCCTGTCCGCTCGTAAAACCCTTGAAAAACAAAAAGCCGGTCCACGCGGTTGTCACCAACTCGACCTACGACGGGCTCTGTTACCATGCAACCCAGGTGGAGGAACTGCTCGGAAAGAGCGTAGACAGCATCCATTTCGACGAAGCCTGGTATGCTTATGCCCGGTTCAACCCGCTGTACCGGGACCGGTTTGCCATGCGGGACGGGGCAAAGGATGAGAAAGGCCCGACAGTCTTTGCAACCCAGTCCACCCACAAGCTCCTCGCCGCCCTCTCGCAGGCGTCTATGATCCATATCCGGAACGGGCGCGTTCCCATCGATCACGGGAGGTTCAACGAGGGGTTCATGATGCACAGCTCCACCTCGCCGCTCTACACGATCATCGCGTCCCTCGATGTATCCTCAAAGATGATGGACGGCGCCTCCGGCCGGCACCTTACCGGTGAATCGATTGAAGAAGCGATCCGGTTCCGCCGCACCATGGCCCGGGTGGGAAAGGAACTCGCCACCGGAAAGAAGAAGTCCGACTGGTGGTTCTCCATGTGGCAGCCGGAAACCATTGTGGATCCAAAGACAAAGAAGAAGATCTCCTTTGCCGATGCCGCAATCGAGACGCTCCGGGACAATCCCTCCTGCTGGGTGCTCCACCCGGGCGAGACCTGGCATGGATTTTCCGGGCTCCCGGACAACTACTGCATGCTCGACCCGATCAAGGTCACCGTGCTGATGCCCGGCGTAAACACGGACGGATCCCTTGCAGACTGGGGAGTCCCCGCAGCGGTTGTCGTGAAATTCCTCGACACCAGGGGGATCATCAACGAGAAGTCCGGCGATTATTCCATCCTCTTCCTCTTCTCGATGGGAATAACGAAAGGCAAGTGGGGCACGCTCGTTACCGAACTCTTCGAGTTCAAACGGCTGTATGACGAGAGTGCGCCGCTCGATCTGGTATTCCCCGACCTGGTGAGGAACTTCCCGGATGCGTACGCGGGCAAGACATTGCGGGATCTCGTGGACGAGATGCACGCGTTCAAAAAGGAGAACCATATGTGCGAACGGCTCCAGAAAGCCTTCTCGATCCTGCCCGAACCGGCCATGACCTATGCGGAGACGTACTCCCATCTGGTCCGGGGCGATGTCGAGCACCTGCCGCTTGCAAAGGCAAAAGACCGGATCATTGCAACGGGGATAGTTCCCTATCCCCCGGGAATCCCCCTGCTTGCCCCGGGCGAGAAAGTCGGCGGCAAAAACGAACCGGTGCTCCAGTACCTTTCCGTGCTGGA